Proteins encoded within one genomic window of Triticum aestivum cultivar Chinese Spring chromosome 2D, IWGSC CS RefSeq v2.1, whole genome shotgun sequence:
- the LOC123051915 gene encoding chemocyanin: protein MLAMAARGTASGSTAVVVGVLLVCAFLHAGVAESAEFTVGDGGGWSVNAGSWPNGKRFKGRDVLVFNYDPTAHDVVAVSAEGYRACAAPSGAKVYKSGADRVTLALGPNYFISSVPGDCQAGMKITVTAAKQGRIGGAS from the exons ATGCTAGCAATGGCGGCGCGGGGAACTGCAAGCGGCAGCACGGCGGTGGTCGTGGGCGTGCTGCTTGTCTGCGCATTCCTCCATGCGGGGGTGGCGGAGTCGGCGGagttcaccgtcggcgacggcggcggctggtcCGTCAACGCCGGCTCCTGGCCCAACGGCAAGCGCTTCAAGGGCCGCGACGTCCTTG TGTTCAACTACGACCCGACAGCGCACGACGTGGTGGCCGTGTCGGCGGAGGGGTACCGGGCGTGCGCCGCGCCGAGCGGCGCCAAGGTGTACAAGTCCGGGGCCGACCGCGTCACGCTCGCCCTCGGCCCAAACTACTTCATCTCCAGCGTCCCCGGCGACTGCCAGGCCGGGATGAAGATCACCGTCACCGCCGCGAAGCAGGGCCGCATCGGCGGAGCGTCCTAA
- the LOC123051914 gene encoding eukaryotic translation initiation factor 6-2 — protein sequence MATRIQFENNCEVGVFSKLTNAYCLVAIGGSENFYSTFESELADVIPVVKTSIGGTRIIGRLCVGNKNGLLLPHTTTDQELQHLRNCIPDQVVVQRIDERLSALGNCISCNDHVALTHPDLDKATEELIADVLGVEVFRQTIAGNILVGSYCAFSNRGGLVHPHTSIEDLDELSTLLQVPLVAGTVNRGSEVIAAGMTVNDWTAFCGSDTTATELSVIESVFKLREGQPTAIVDDMRKSLIDSYV from the exons ATGGCGACCC GTATCCAGTTTGAGAACAACTGTGAAGTTGGTGTTTTCTCCAAGCTCACAAATGCCTACTGTCTGGTTGCAATTGGAGGATCAGAGAATTTCTACAG TACATTTGAGTCTGAGCTTGCAGATGTCATTCCTGTGGTCAAGACCTCTATCGGTGGCACTAGAATAATTGGTCGCCTCTGCGTTG GAAACAAGAATGGACTTCTCCTGCCACACACAACCACTGATCAAG AGCTTCAGCATCTGAGGAACTGCATACCTGATCAAGTGGTTGTTCAGCGCATCGATGAGAGGCTGTCCGCCCTTGGCAATTGCATATCCTGCAATGACCATGTTGCGCTCACACACCCTGACCTTGACAAG GCAACTGAGGAGCTTATTGCAGATGTGCTTGGGGTTGAGGTGTTCCGTCAGACAATTGCAGGAAATATCCTTGTTGGCAGCTACTGTGCATTCTCTAACAGGGGTGGACTG GTCCATCCTCACACATCCATTGAAGATCTTGATGAGCTGTCCACACTCCTCCAAGTCCCTCTTGTAGCTGGAACCGTGAACCGTGGTAGCGAGGTCATTGCTGCGGGCATGACGGTGAACGACTGGACCGCCTTCTGTGGGTCAGACACAACCGCTACTGAGCTGTCCGTCATCGAGAGCGTCTTCAAGTTGAGAGAAGGCCAGCCCACGGCGATCGTcgatgacatgaggaagtcgctgATTGACAGCTATGTCTAA